The sequence AAAGCTGCATAGAATTATTCACGAACGAAAGAGGATGGAACAGACACTGGAGGAAAGTGAGTCAAAGTACCGCCTCATAGCTGAGAATACATCTGATCTCATCATGGTAATGGATAAAGAACATGCCATAAGTTATTTTTCTCCCTCTCATGAGGTGGTGTTGGGATACAAGGTTCCAGAGCTTGAAAAAACAGAAATATGTAAATTAATTCATCCAGATGACGTTGTGAATTTCAGGGAAACAATCACAAAGATCATGAAAAATAAAGAATCACTGCCAGTAGAGTTTCGTTTCCAGCATATAAGTGGTAAATGGATTGATTTTGAATCCCGCTGTATGCCGGTAATGAGTGATGAGCGGGTGATTGAGCATATTGTTATAATAAGCCGGGATATTTCTGAGCGCAAAAAAGCGGAGGAGATTCTTTTACAATCCGAAAAGCTATCGATTGTAGGGGAACTTGCAGCTGGGGTCGCGCATGAAATAAGGAATCCTCTTACTACAATAAAAGGGTTTCTCCAGCTATATGGAAAAGAAGATCATTCGAATGAAATTAACAACTTGCTTCTAAGCGAACTAGAAAGGATCGAAACAATAACCAGTGAAATGCTTTCTTTAGGAAAACCTCAGGCCATCCAGCTTAACCGGGCCAACTTATGTGATTTGATCGATCATACAGTCGATTTCCTATCCCCGCAGGCAAATATGAAAAATATACAATTCAGCCGGAGTTATCTGGGGGCAGATTTCTTCATAACATGTGAGCAAAATCAGATTAAGCAAGTGTTCCTCAATATTTTTAAAAACGCAATGGAGGCCATGCCCAAGGGTGGAAATATCGATATAAAATTGCGAAAAGGCATAGATGGTGAATGTGTTATTTCAATTCAAGATGAGGGCTGCGGAATCCCAGAAGAATTGCTTCCGCGCTTAGGTGAGCCATTTTATACATTGAAGGAGAAAGGAACGGGTCTCGGCTTGATGATTTGCCATAAAATTATTAAACAGCACAATGGTATGATTTCTTATCATAGTAAGTTAAGTAAAGGGACATTAGTTGAATTAAAACTCCCCTTAATCAATTAAAAAGTGAACTATAAATATGAGGAGGATGGCAAATATGCCATCCTCCTGTTTGTCCTTATTGGTTTACCGAGTGGGAAGTTTTTGTTCGTGCTTGATAAATTTGGTATAAAATCAGGGCAACTAATGATAAAACAATCCCGGAGATATAAGGCATCCCGATGGCAATCGAGAACAGCCATCCGCCTAACGGGGGCCCGATGATTCTGCCAAGGGAGTCAAAGGAAGAAAGCAGTCCGGTGGTTCCCCCGTGACCAGTTGTCGACTTTTTTGTCAGCAGGGAGGATACACTTGGACGGATCAATCCATTGCCAATTCCGAAGATGGTCAGGAATAGGGCTGCAGTTCCGAAACTCTCGGTCAGGAGAATCAATCCAAAACCTATGGCTGAAATGACAATACCCAGCTGGATGACGGCACCCTCGCCAAGCATCTTCGTCAGCCTCCCGACTAATCCGCCTTGTACGACGGCACCCGCAAGTCCCATTATCATGAAAATATAGCCCAATTCAACAGAGCCGAGTCCAGCTTTCTCCGCAGCGAAATACGCAAATGTTGCTTCAAGGCCCGATAAAGAAAGGGAAACGAAAAGCTGAAGCAAAAACAGCATGGACAGGGTTCCAGTGAAGGCCTTTAATAATGAAGTTCTCTCCCTTTCCTGACTAGTGCGATGTTCGGCCGAAAGCGACTCTTTTAAGGCAAAAGTGACGAATAAAAACGTAATTAGCGATGTCGCACCAGCAATGTAAAACGGCATGCTCAAGCTTGATTGGGAAAATACACCCCCGATTGCAGGCCCAAAAATGAAGCCGAGCCCAACCGAGGCGCCGATGATTCCCATCCCTTTTGCTCGGTCTTCTTCAGATGTGATATCCGCTACATAGGCCATGACTGTCGGCATATTGGCAGAAGATAAAAATCCGCCAATGATCCTTGCAGCAAACAGCATCCAGAGCTGTGTAGAGATAGCCATCAGGAAAAAGGAAAGAGACAGTCCAAGAATGCCTATCATAATGACCGGCTTCCTGCCGATTCTGTCTGAAATCCGCCCCCACATTGGCGCAAATAAAAACTGCATCAGAGAGTAAACAGCCATCAACAGCCCAAGTTCTGTCGGTGATGCCCCGATTTCTTCAGCGTAAAAAGGAATGACCGGAATGATGATCCCAAATCCGACCATAACAAGGAACATGACTAAAAATAAAATAGGCAGAGCCTTTTTTGTGTTCATTTAAGTATTCACTCCATTATTTCAACTATATCTCTTAACGATAAAGAAAATTATATCAGAAACCTTGATAATATAGCGAAAATTCAATGTCGTAAGAAGAAACTATTTTCTACTGTAAAGGATTCTAAAAGGTTAGGATTTGATATTTTGGGATATATAATTCAAAAGCTTGAAAATAGAGGAGAGGGTATTCGATGAGTCCGAAAACGAAAGCAAAATTTCTTGGCATTGGCAGTTTTATTCTTGGTTTTGGGTTTATGGGGTCGATGGATGGAATCATATTTCACCAGTTGCTTCAATGGCATAGTGTCGTGATGGAGACGACGCGGCCTGGCCAGATTGTCAGCGATGGAATATTCCATTTTGGAGTCACTGTTGCTTTGGTCGCTGGCGGAATCTTGCTTTGGCTTGCAGGAAGGCCAACTGAGGTTTCAAAGGGCATTAGCAAGCTTATTGCCAATTTTTTAATTGGTGCCGGAGTTTTTAATCTGGTTGAAGGGATTGTGAATCACCATATCGTCCAAATCCATCGAGTAAAGCCGGGGGATCCAAATGCAATAATGTATGACCTGGCATTCCTTGGATTAGGACTTTTGTTGGTAATCACAGGGAAGCTGATCAGGGGAAAAGCGTCAGTCTCTACTATCAGTAAAGAAGCATAATTGGAGTGAAAACATGTATAGGATCACCAGTTTTATCATCATCTTTTCATTTGTATCAGTAATGATTTATTTTCATATCCAAAATGGCCACTTTCAGGCTGCTGATGATGAAGAAGAACATCACCATGGAATAATTGCTGTACCTAATGGGACAGCAGCCCCTTCGATAGACGGAGAAGTAATGGAGGACTCATCAGGGTCCTGGCTTCTTAAAATCAAAACAACTAACTTTACCTTCACTCCTGAAAAGGCCGGTAAAGAGGAGATTAATTATAATGAAGGCCATGCACACATCTATTTAGATGGGAAAAAGATCAACAGATTGTATGGAAACTATTATAATCTTGGAGAGCTTGAATCTGGTATCCATGAGGTAAAAGTTACGGTGAATGCCAATGATCATAGAGTTTTTTCTGTTATGGGAGAAGAAATATCCTTCAAGGAAAGGTTCGAAGTGAATAAGCGGTAAAGTTTGTTTTTTTATATAGTTTTCGTATGAAGGCAAAATAGCCAAGGTAATTGTGTGCTGCTTTGAGTGTATCGTAGAATTTCTGTAGAATGGGATTACAGAATTCTTTTACGGAAAAAGGTGTAGATATGAAAAAACATTTAATCATAGGGGCAGGGATCCTGGGAGCATCGACTGCTTATCATCTGGCCAAAGCGGGGGAGCGGGTCACCATTATCGACCGTGGAGAACCTGGGCAGGCAACGGATGCTGCTGCGGGGATCATTTGTCCCTGGCTGAGCCAGAGACGGAATAAAGCCTGGTATTACCTGGCGAAAAATGGTGCCGCATATTATGACTCGCTGATTGACCAGCTTGAAAAAGATGGTGAACGTGAGACAGGTTTTCAAAGGACAGGTGCTATCAGTCTCCATACTGTTTCAGAAAAATTGGTCAAGATGGAAGAAAGAGCGATACAAAGAAGGGAAGAAGCTCCTGAAATAGGCGAAATCCATCAGCTTGATTCAAAGGATACAAGAGTGTTGTTCCCTCCGCTATCCGAGGAATTTTCATCTGTCTATGTAAGTGGAGCAGCACGGGTTAATGGACGGCTTCTCCGTCTTGCACTGTTAAAAGCTGCCCAAAAATATGGTGCCAGTTTGGCAGAAGGGAATGCCGTTCTTGATTTTTCCAATGGCAAGGTAACAGGGGCGATTGTAGGAGAAACTAGATATGAAGCTGATATGGTAATTTTAACAGCTGGTGCATGGGCGCCTGGGCTGTTGGAGCCGCTTGGATTGGAACTCAAGATTTCTCCGCAAAAAGCGCAGATCATCCATTTGCAGCTGGAAAACTTGGACACGGGAGATTGGCCTGTTGTGATGCCGCCAAATAACCAGTATATCGTGGCATTTGAAGGTGGAAAAGTGGTAATTGGCGCCACACATGAAGACGATATGGAATTTGACCGGCGGCCGACACTGGGCAGTATGCATGAAATCATGGATAAAGGCCTGGCGGTAGCGCCTGGAATGGCAAATGGAACTTATATTGAAACGAAGGTTGGCTTCCGTCCTGTTGCACCGAATTTCCTGCCGATTATTGGACCTGTGCCAGGCTTTGAGAATCTGTTACTTGCTAACGGACTCGGATCCTCTGGCCTGACAGTAGGGCCATATCTCGGTGCCCAGCTTGCAAAACTTGCCTCAGGTAATGAAGTTGATATCAATCTTGCCTTGTATGATGTTACAGAAGCGATAAACACACATATTTCCTAGGCAATGAATGAAGAAGTAAGCAGAACACTATTATGGTGCTTCTGCTTTTTTTGACCGATACGACAAGAAGAGAGAAAAAACTTCTGGTTTTTTGAAATGATTTACATGCCTTTAGTCTGCTGGAAAATATAACTACTGCAAAAAGATTAGTTGAAAGGCAATTAAATCGCGTCATAGCGGGTATAACACTAAGAAAATCATTAAGTATGTCCAATCAGTGTTTATTATAAAGCAGGGAGGAACCTTCAACATGCAATGGAAAGGCAGAAGAGCGAGCACAAATGTGGAAGATAGAAGAGGAATGGGCGGCGGAGGCATGCTCATGGGCGGAGGCCTTGGCGGTATTATTCTATTGGTGATCATGACATTCCTTGGCGGAGGCGATATGGGGGATGTTGTTAATAATATGACCAATGGCGGGAACCAGTCTCCTGCACCGTATGAGCAGACAGCCGAGGAAGAAGAGGCTGCCCAATTTGTTTCGGTCGTACTTGCCGATACAGAGGAAGTGTGGTCAAAGGTTTTTGCTGAACAAGGGATGGAGTATCAAGAACCGACCCTTGTTTTGTATTCAGGCAGTGTCCAGTCAGCATGCGGAATGGCTGGGTCACAGGTAGGACCGTTTTACTGTCCTGGTGACCAGAAGCTTTATATTGATTTGAGTTTTTACGAGGAACTGCAGACTAAGTTCCAGGCTCCTGGTGATTTTGCGATGGCTTATGTGGTTGCACATGAGGTGGGTCACCACGTACAGACATTGCTGGGAACAAGCGATAAATTGAATTCACTCCGCGGTAAGCTGGACCAGACGGAATTCAATAAATATCAAGTCCGTTTTGAGCTTCAAGCCGATTATTTGGCAGGTGTATGGGCGCATCATGCTCAGGGGATGGGAGTAGTTGAAGAAGGAGACCTTGAGGAAGCTATGAATGCTGCTAGTGCAGTCGGAGATGATACTATTCAGAAACGCTCCCAGGGTTATGTCGTTCCTGAAAGCTTCACACACGGTACATCGGAGCAAAGAAAGAGCTGGTTTAAAAAAGGCTATAAAGCCGGAAACCTTGAGCAGGGAGATACGTTTAACACCAGAGAATTTTAGGTAGAGATAAACATAGGTCTGCTTTGCCGATGCCATCATTGTGGGTGGCACTTCACTTTTAACAAACCGCTGTTTCGTAAAGATTTTTGTTGAAATCCTAAAGCCGATTTTAACGTGATAAAAGTCATTTTGCAGGTCTGTACTAAGTTGGCAAGCGTTATTTTTGTGAAGGAACCCAGATAATTCCATCCTATTTTGTAGTGAATAGCAACAAAGTTTGAGAAAAGAGCCTAACAAACTTAAAAGAAAGGAACAGATTCCACAATGGGAACACAAATACAATCGTTTTTTGCAAAAGATACCGGTGATATTCCTAACAATCCAATATTGCCGGTCATCGTCTATCAGGGTGTTTTTGACGATAATCTTAGCCTGGATGAACAATTCGAGCAGCATAATTGGACAGGTACATGGACAGGTGACATTTACGATTACCACCACTATCATACGAATACCCATGAAGTACTTGGTGTTAAATCAGGGAGCGCAACCGTACAAATCGGCGGGGACAGCGGAGAACGGCTAGAGCTTAAAGCTGGTGATGTAATTGTACTGCCGGCCGGAACAGGTCATAAGAAAATCGACAGCAGCCAGGATTTTGCCGTCGTTGGCGCCTATCCAAACGGCAGGAGTCCTGATTTGCAAACAGCAGACCCTGGCACCAGGGCACAGGCAATTGCCCAAATCAAAAATGTGCCCATCCCGGAAACTGATCCGGTGTATGGGGAAACAGGACCCCTGCTTCATAAATGGGTGAAATAATGAAGAATGAGACAGCAGCATCTTATTGGATAGGAGGCTGCTGTCTTTTTTATGCCTTTCTTAAATACCATTATGGGTATATAATGATAGTAACCCATTGACTGGGCAAAATAACTTGTTGAAGCAAAAAACGGATAGAAGGAAGGTCAGGCCGATGGCTAAAAAGAAGTTTGTATACTTCGTTTCCTTGAGTTCTAATGTTCCTTTTGTCTTGAAAAAAGCCCTGCAAAACGCAGAGGAGGAAAATGAGGTTGCGATTTTCTTTGATTTGGATGGTGCGAGGGTCCTGGATAAACGTTATTTAAAAATGATGGAGAGAACTCACAATATTGATTTGCAAAGACTTATGCAGCAGGCGATGGATATGGGGGTCAAGTTTTTTGGCTGTCAGATGAACGTACTGATCGCCCATGGACTCGAGCTTGTTGAAGGAGCTGCACTTTCAGGGGTTGCAACATTTTTAGAGACCGCCTACCAGGCGGATGCAGTGTTAAGTTACTGATGGAGGTGAAGGACTATGGAAAAAAAGAAGGTAGTAGTTATGGCTTTGCATGATGAATTGGAGTCTGCCTATCCTCCTTTGAACGTTGCAGTTGGAGCTGCTTCATCTGGAGCAGATGTCATTCTTGCTTTTTCCCGCAAAGGAGTGAATATCCTGGATAAACGGTATGTATCAGTCCCATCTGAGGACCTGGAATATTTGTCAAACGCATTGAATGACTTTGGAGTGTCTTCTGTCCACGATCTTCTTGAAATCGCTGTGGAAATGGGTGCCCAGCTGTATGTAGTTGATTTAGATGTAAATGATGATTTTGAGTTCATCCATCCGGCCGAACAGGTACCGATTAAATGGTTATTGAACGAAGCAGCATCCGCAGATTTATTTATGCATTTTTAGCTAGGATGTAATCTATCGTGCAGATTCAGACAGGATTGAGATGCAATGAATGAAAGCTGTCAAAAAAACCCCGTTATTAAGACAAGCTTGAGGTGCAATACAGGAAAGCTGTCAAAAAAACCCCGTTATTAAGACAGGATTGAGATGTAATGCATGAAAGCTGTCAAAAGCCCTTTATTAATACAGGTTCTTTGTAAAGCCGTAAATCGTTCCAAATAGTATGCGTCTGGTCTGCAAGCAAAAATAAAAAAAGACAGAGATATGAGTTCTCTGTCTTTTTACAAGACACTGACCGGGGTGTCCTGGGAAAGTTCGTTCTTGAAGGTGACTTTATTTTTGCCGTGTTCCTTCGATTGCAGCAGTAGCTGGTCTGCGTAGATATAGCCCTTTTCCATGGAAGTATATTGATTTAATTTAAAGTAGTACAGTCCAAAGGATGAGGTGATCGTGACTTTATGCCTGCCTGATTGATAGTCGACTTCCACGGAGCTTGTTTCGACTCCATGACGAATTTTTTCGACGAGCTCGACCGTTTGGCTGAGAGATCTGTTCCTTAGGATAATGGTGAATTCTTCCCCGCCGCTGCGGAAGACGTAATCGTTAACTGATAAATAAGATTTAAGAGTGTTGGCAAAATGCTGAATTACGCGGTCACCCACAGCATGATTATAGGAGTCATTGATCAGCTTGAATTTATCAATATCCGCAACGACGATACCGATTGTCTCACCAGACTGGTTCAACTCTGACATTTTTTTGTCCATGAACGCTCGGTTGGGAATGCGAGTCAGGAAGTCTGTATAGGCCATGTGTTCGAACTTGTCCCGTTCGATCTTGGTTTTGATGCTTTGTGATTTAGAGTGGAAGGATCGGCTCACAAGGTAATTGAGGATGAAAAGCCCTACAACCATCTCCCATTTCTGTTCCTCCAGCAAAAGCAGCAGCAATCCATTCGTGAACGCTGTTTTCCCAAGATCAAGCCAGTTATTGCTGTCCCGGAAAAACTTAACTGCCTGCTGGATGCTTTTGATTTCTCCCATGATATAAAAGGCTGTCGATAGAAAAGTATATGAAATCAATGTCGTAATCACTGTCAGGATGCACATCAGGATCCAGAATCCAAATGGAATATTCTCGAACAGCGGATAGCCCCATTGGAAAAGCAAATAGCCAATGGAGTAGATTAATGCATGTGCGCCTATATTGTAAAATGTATCCCAAAATTCATCTTCATCAGCTGTTTTGGAACTTTTCCTTGAAAAATAAACTGTGAAACGAAAGATCGTCTCAAAAATAAAAAGTCCAATAGGGCCAGCGAATATCCCAAATGATAAGCTATAGCTAATTCCATAGTCGAATTTCAAAGCCCCGTTTTGTGCTGTAATCCTCAAGTGATTGTAAAGAGTCGAGAATAACCAGTATATAAATAAGGCTATGAAAAATGTGTTTTTATCTAACGTAAAAACACCTAGACCAAAAGCAACGGCAATAGCAGCAAAAAATAATGTAAAATCATATACCCTAGCTTTCAGCATAGGCAAAATTTCCCCTCTCCCAAACTCTACCACCTAATTTTATCCTAATTATAAATATAGTTGCAAAGTAATTTTTTGATTTGTGCAAATTTTTGTGCTATTTATTTGTCAGTTGCATATCATAAAACGCTATAATGAAATTAAAGTAAAACAGTACAAGTAAGCAGCAATTATAAAGGGGATTTTCCAGAGTCTGTCGAATATTACAGAATATATTCAGAATATTTAATTAATAATAGATGGAGAGGGGTTATACATGGAATATCTATTTGTCGGGATTTTAGTGTTTTTATTGACAGTGGCTGTAGATTTAATACTATTTTATCAGCGGAAGAGCAAGGTGAAACAGCTGCCTTCCAATAATCCACAGGCTTTTCTGGAAAAAGGCCTTCGCCATGAAGGAAAAAAACTTGTTGCTGTAATTGGCGGCGATGCGGTCCATGGTAACATCAGCTACAATTTTGTTGATGACGCTGCCAGGAGGCGGAGCTGCCATAACTATCAATTCATCAATGCAGGCGTGAATGGGAGTACGGCTTATGATGTTTTGCAGCGCCTAAACGGTGTGATTTCCTGCCAGCCGGATTACGTGGTGATCCTGGTCGGCCTGAACGATGCCATCGCTAAAATAGCCCCTGATTTCGCCAGGAAAAACATAAATCTTGCAGAGCAATTAGAGAAGCCGTCATTGCTGGTGTACGAAAAGAACCTCGCTTTAATAGTATCCAGGCTGAAAGCAGAAACACATGCAAAAATCGGGCTGCTGTCGCTGCCGGTAGCTGGTGAAAATCTCTTTTCAAAAGCGAATAAGGAAATCGATCAGTATAATGAGGTCATCCAAAAAATCGCGGAAATAAATAATGTCTCATATTTGCCATTTAACGAAAAGTTAAAAGCTTATTTAAAGAGCAAAGGTCAAACGAGGGGCCGGTCATTGAAAAACAGCAAGAAACTGTACGAGAAAGCGGTCATTGAGCATTTCGTATACGGATACAGCCTTGATCGTATATCGGTCAGGAATGGATACTTGCTGCTGACGGATGGCATTCACCTGAACAGCACTGCAGGGATGATGGCCGCCCATCAAATCGAGCTATTCTTGAAGAAGAATGAATTGAAGGCTATTCAGTAAAAGGATACTGCTTTTGATGGCAGTATCCTTTTTATTTTTTAAAAAGTAACCTCTGACATAAATGCATGAGTATTATCTTCCGTATCCTTAAAGAACACCATCCATGTCTCTGTATGGCTGATTTTAGCAACAACATGCGGCTCTCCAACGAAATTCACGTCATTTGACAGAAGCTCTTCGTATTTTGCCGTCAAATCTTCCACTTTAAAGTAAATCACAGAGCTGGGATGGGCGAATCGCTCATTTTCCGGAAGGCTTAACATGAGCCTTACTCCCTCACAGTCGAAAAATGCCATAGTATCCGTATTGAATAATAGGGTAAGTCCTAATTTTTCCTTGTAAAAATCAGTGGCTCTTTCAATATTTCTAACAGGAATGCCAATTTGGGCAACGTTTTGGATTGGATTTGGATGCATGACCAGGCTCCTAATAATGTTTTTTCAGAAGGGTATTGAGAACAAAGTCAATGGACCTAGGATTATAAGCGGTGGAAAATGACCCATCTGATAGCTTCTTAATTCTGGTTGTTGGTCGCAAATTCCTTCTCTTTACTGGAAAAATATTCTTCCTCTAGTTTTCACCAGCAGGTATCACAGTTTAAAATGAATCCTATAGTACTCGAAAAATATAAAATAATCTTTGAAACTTTTTTAACCCTGATTGTGCTCTAAAGAGTGAAAGGAGGTCAGCAAATGAAAGAAGAGAAGCTTGTGAAAAAAGCAATCAAGGGAAATGCCGGTGCTTTTGAAGAGCTGTTGATGTTACATAGTGAGCGACTATACCGTACCGCTTTTTTATATGTGGGGAATAGGGAGGACGCCCTTGATATTGTCCAGGAAACCTCTTGTAAAGCGTTCCTTGCAATAGGCCAGCTAAAGAAGGAAGAATACTTTTTAACCTGGCTGACGAGGATTTTGATTCATTGCACGTACGATGTTTTGAGAAAAAGGAAAAAAGAAATGCCAGTCGAGAAATTGATTGAGCTGCCCGTGAGCAGCGAACATCAGGTTGCGGAGAGCCTGGACTTAATAGAGGCGGTGTCTATGCTAAAAGAGCAGTATCGGTCCGCAATTATCCTGTTTTACTATCATGACATGCCGTTGAGTGAGATTGCCAGAACGATGGACATTCCTGAGAATACCGTAAAAACCTATCTGCAACGAGGGCGAAAGGAACTGAAAACTAGATTGGGAGGTGTACCGGATGGAAAAGAAAATGTTTCATGAACGTATGAATCAGATAGAGGTACCCCAGGAGGAGGTCCTGAAAGCAATCCAGGATGGGGTAAGGAAAGGAAACTCCATGAAGGCAAAGAAAAATTCACAATTTAGAGGTCTTGGAATGGCAGTCGGAGCTGCTGCAGTCCTTTTCATTTCGTCGAGCGTTATGATCCCATCGGTTGGAAAAGTGATGGCGGATATTCCTTTGCTGTCAAAGCTGTATGAAAATGACAAAGTAGCGGAAAATCTCGCTTCTCAGCAATTGATTACAGAATTGAACGAAAAGGCAGCATTTGCTGGTATAGATGTTACCGTAACGGAGGCCTACTATGACGGGGCGATGATCGGCGTCAGTTTTGATGTGAAAGGAAACGTGAAGGGGGAAGAGGACGAGATTTATGCATTCTATGAAATCTTTGACCGGGACTCGAATATAGAAGAAACAATGGAATTGGTCAAACTGGTGCCGACTGAGGACGGCTACATGGGCCATATCCAGTTAAGCTATCCAAGAGCGGAATTGCCAGCAGAAACAACTTTGCCATTCAATATCATTGGAATTGGCGAAGTCAATGACAACTGGAAGGACGAACAGGGGAAATGGAATTTTGATGTTCCTATTAAACAGCTTCCATTCGAAACAGTTGCGCTTGGACAGGCAAGTGAGCTTGGTGATTATAAAATCACATTCGAAAAGTTGATCACCGGGAAATCTTCGACAGCCATTGACTATACACTGAGTTATCCTGAAGAAGACCAAAGAATGATGCTCGGGGGGCTTTTTGATGATAAGGGTAAGCACATAACTGGCGGGACATCAGATTCAAAATTGGAAAAGAAAATTAAAAATGGAAGAGTGATTGAGAAAAGACGAATCACTCTTCCAGTTGTACCGGCAACAGATTTCATAGAGGTCCGTCCTGTATTGGATTCAGGAGAGGAAATGGATTCTATCAAAATCGTTTTCTAAAAATTATGGTGCTGGGCAGTATCCAGCACCATTTATTTTTTGTCTGTATTTCAACGTCGCTATCTGCCCGACCTGGCCTGTTCCAGTCAACTTGAATTCTGCAGGTGGTGTGTCTTCCAGAAAAAACGGGATTTCTTCGCTGATCAATTTCATGATGGCCCCAACCTGTTAATTTATTTTATGCAGTTCATCCAAAAACGCCGGACGCCTTGGATATTTGCTTTTGAGCTCCCCAATCAGTTTGCGGCTGTTTGTTTCGCCGCAAACTTTTTTATATTTTTTGATGTCCTTACAGACTGCTTTATATTTATTCCGATCGGAAGCATGTTCGGCATCGCTCATGATCATTTTTATAAATAGGCTGTTGACTTCTGACAGATGGTTTTCGATAAGGTAGGGATATAATTCAACGATACTGGAGGGGTTCACTTTAACATATTCCAAAATGTGATCTACCAATTCTTCCTCTGTGATAATCGTTAAATATAAGCCCCGGCTATGGCCCTTTCCTAATTCCGTAAGCAACTTCTCGAAAACACCTTGCCAATCCTCCGCGCTATACAGTTTCTTTAACCTTTCATAGTCCTTATATTCATTATATTTAGTGACCAATTCATAAGCCAGGCTTCTCTGGCGATCCATGTCACCCATCTTTTCATAAACCTGATAGCGATAATCCTTCCACCTATGGATCAGGCCAGCGTAAGACGTGTCCTGTTGTTCGCCATCAAAACAAAGTTGCTCAGCCTTTTTATAATCCTGGCTGTCCATGGCTCGCTCGATTGCTGTTTCTCGGAACTTACTGTACTGCAGATTTTCCTTAATGAATGCTTCTACAATACTTTCTTTGGTATCAGAAACCTCAAGCAGCTTCAATTGCAGCTCTTTAATGCTTTCCGCTGTATGCTTCCAGCTCTCATCCTGAGGCGCATTCTTTAAAAGCTTATCCAGTTCTTTTTCCAATGTTGTTTTTAGTTTATGGTCTTTGCCAAATGGAAGAATCGCGTCAAGCAGGTCAAAACGCCATTCATCCCACCCGTCATACCGCTTGTTCTTTGCTTCCTTCAGCACTACTTTGAAAATTTCCTTTTGCTCTTCAGGTCTAAGCTCATTCAATCCTCTTTCAACTGCACTCTTGATCACTTTTATCGTCTTCCGGGTAACAAAGTTGATTTCACCTCCGGAGTCGTCTGCGTACTGGGTCATCGCAACAACAGGCGGCATAACTTCAATTGCGAGATTCACAGCCTGAACATAGCTGCCGCGTTCGAGTTTCTCTTCAGCATTATCAAGCACCATATAGGCTCCCTGCATTGCTTCAGTCATCTGTCTCCAATGAATGAATCCGCTGCTTTTAGCCCCTTTAATATAATCCCTGATCAGAGCTTTTGCCGTTGTGATTTCTTCTTCCGGGGAGGCGTACCTCAGCAGCAGCTGCCTCTCAATTTCCTCATTGTTATTGGTAAATTGAAGAATGATTGACACCAAGTCCTCCTTTGATTCCTGCATGAGCAA comes from Mesobacillus jeotgali and encodes:
- a CDS encoding DsrE/DsrF/DrsH-like family protein, translated to MAKKKFVYFVSLSSNVPFVLKKALQNAEEENEVAIFFDLDGARVLDKRYLKMMERTHNIDLQRLMQQAMDMGVKFFGCQMNVLIAHGLELVEGAALSGVATFLETAYQADAVLSY
- a CDS encoding peroxiredoxin family protein, with the protein product MEKKKVVVMALHDELESAYPPLNVAVGAASSGADVILAFSRKGVNILDKRYVSVPSEDLEYLSNALNDFGVSSVHDLLEIAVEMGAQLYVVDLDVNDDFEFIHPAEQVPIKWLLNEAASADLFMHF
- a CDS encoding GGDEF domain-containing protein, with product MLKARVYDFTLFFAAIAVAFGLGVFTLDKNTFFIALFIYWLFSTLYNHLRITAQNGALKFDYGISYSLSFGIFAGPIGLFIFETIFRFTVYFSRKSSKTADEDEFWDTFYNIGAHALIYSIGYLLFQWGYPLFENIPFGFWILMCILTVITTLISYTFLSTAFYIMGEIKSIQQAVKFFRDSNNWLDLGKTAFTNGLLLLLLEEQKWEMVVGLFILNYLVSRSFHSKSQSIKTKIERDKFEHMAYTDFLTRIPNRAFMDKKMSELNQSGETIGIVVADIDKFKLINDSYNHAVGDRVIQHFANTLKSYLSVNDYVFRSGGEEFTIILRNRSLSQTVELVEKIRHGVETSSVEVDYQSGRHKVTITSSFGLYYFKLNQYTSMEKGYIYADQLLLQSKEHGKNKVTFKNELSQDTPVSVL
- a CDS encoding SGNH/GDSL hydrolase family protein, which produces MEYLFVGILVFLLTVAVDLILFYQRKSKVKQLPSNNPQAFLEKGLRHEGKKLVAVIGGDAVHGNISYNFVDDAARRRSCHNYQFINAGVNGSTAYDVLQRLNGVISCQPDYVVILVGLNDAIAKIAPDFARKNINLAEQLEKPSLLVYEKNLALIVSRLKAETHAKIGLLSLPVAGENLFSKANKEIDQYNEVIQKIAEINNVSYLPFNEKLKAYLKSKGQTRGRSLKNSKKLYEKAVIEHFVYGYSLDRISVRNGYLLLTDGIHLNSTAGMMAAHQIELFLKKNELKAIQ
- a CDS encoding VOC family protein; its protein translation is MHPNPIQNVAQIGIPVRNIERATDFYKEKLGLTLLFNTDTMAFFDCEGVRLMLSLPENERFAHPSSVIYFKVEDLTAKYEELLSNDVNFVGEPHVVAKISHTETWMVFFKDTEDNTHAFMSEVTF
- a CDS encoding sigma-70 family RNA polymerase sigma factor — its product is MKEEKLVKKAIKGNAGAFEELLMLHSERLYRTAFLYVGNREDALDIVQETSCKAFLAIGQLKKEEYFLTWLTRILIHCTYDVLRKRKKEMPVEKLIELPVSSEHQVAESLDLIEAVSMLKEQYRSAIILFYYHDMPLSEIARTMDIPENTVKTYLQRGRKELKTRLGGVPDGKENVS
- a CDS encoding DUF4179 domain-containing protein; its protein translation is MEKKMFHERMNQIEVPQEEVLKAIQDGVRKGNSMKAKKNSQFRGLGMAVGAAAVLFISSSVMIPSVGKVMADIPLLSKLYENDKVAENLASQQLITELNEKAAFAGIDVTVTEAYYDGAMIGVSFDVKGNVKGEEDEIYAFYEIFDRDSNIEETMELVKLVPTEDGYMGHIQLSYPRAELPAETTLPFNIIGIGEVNDNWKDEQGKWNFDVPIKQLPFETVALGQASELGDYKITFEKLITGKSSTAIDYTLSYPEEDQRMMLGGLFDDKGKHITGGTSDSKLEKKIKNGRVIEKRRITLPVVPATDFIEVRPVLDSGEEMDSIKIVF